From the genome of Periplaneta americana isolate PAMFEO1 chromosome 17, P.americana_PAMFEO1_priV1, whole genome shotgun sequence:
AGCcctttgttactattgttgagttcctgtttctatagtgtgttgtagatggcttgtgttcatgcaactgattttagattctgattgatgtttatgatattggtgactgaaGCGGTGATGCACCACGGCAAGTACTCGTAAATTTACAATCCAGATTTGTCTTTATGACAGGGAAAACCATGAAAATCTCCAGTCAGTTTGGTTGATCACGGGATTTGAACAAGGGAtctcccgaatacgagtctcaaacgctaaTATCTGAGCTAACTCGCTCGGTGATGTTAATTGTTGTGTAGTTGTGGGACACTTACTTATaaaatctatttttaattttgcgtCAGTCATTCATAGCTCCACCATTACCATAcaaaatacagatacaatatgaaGAGTAtcatgtgtatttcattttccgtCTTTGCAACCAAGAAAACTAGCAGAGTGGCACCTAATCTCAAATTCGTCTTGACAGAAGGACATTTTCATCTCctcatgaaattgaaaaaaaacaggctgaaattatatttgatccaataataacataaaaacatTTGCGTCCTACCCGAagctaaataaacaattaaactgAGTGAATCCATCGTCCTGTAAAATTAAGGAGCAAGAATTTTGCGAGAGGAAAGGCGGCTGGAGCCTTATGGGAATCGCATCAACTCCTATGCAGGGAATACAACGCATGGAAGCTCTGTCCTCTAATGGCTCTGGAAGCAGTGAGGTCACGATTTCTGAAAGCCACCTTGGGTATCTTCAAATACACAAGTCGAGGCTAGCATACGAACTAGCAAGGGAACCCTTCTTCATAGAAGATCTACGTATGAGGCTCCCATCTACCGACAGCTGAAAGAAACTTCTACaagaaagggagaaaaagagaagggACATATGGTTGGATTTTTATACAGCAGAAGCCATGACAAACAGATCCAGGGCCGACGCAAATCAAGATCTCCGACACCTAGTGAACTCAATAGCGGTGcatggataccaccacaaaaTATGCAAGACCAAGTGCTTCCACGAACCCGGGAACAACTGTGTGTGTGAACTGTGCGAGCAACCGTGTGACCGGTACCACGTAACCAAGTGCAAAAAACGAATGAAATCCCTGGTAGAATTCTGTGAATAATGAACAAGGTGAACAGTTGGAGGGAAATCCTCGGCACAACATTGAGAACAAACAATGTGAGCAACAGAGTGCTAAGTTCAATCTGTATCCTATGCAGCTTAACTACCTTATGCACGACTTGTgcgcatttattctattattaatatCCTTCAACATttagagttttattttattttctggcttcttttctttcctttattctttctCCTTAAACTTTTCCTCTCTCTGGTTTCTACTACCAGCGTACCTTCTCCAAACCAGcgcacagacattcaaacgggtacaagGATTTCCTGTAcactgctgtgtgtttcattcacgaattgaaggcaagcagtggcggtttcatgtcgctctacaaattctgtctctacaagcagtaagaggtggttccGTCAAGAATGAGGagtacttttttgttgttctgtcggacaaaatgtaataagtttactttgctcaacggttcaattagaaacattaattaccacgctgaataataataataataataataataataataataacaatatattattattattattattattattattattattattaaataaataaatttctaaattatagacatcagctcaaagaattttgagtgaccacaagggtcctgaatacaataaacatgtacaataatgtgatgtgatacattaaagaaaaaagaaagttaattgttgaaggcaaatataagttgattaattgaaatagagatgatgatgtaatatttgaagagaatccttgataatatttacataatcaaaaggaatgtgaagttccttaacataattccacgtgaattttgtgattgaacctccactgccaaacagcaaaccaatgacggaccattgtttaagagggacgttgtacttttgagaaagatacggcagacaaggttcatatatggacttcttctcaatatcaacctcggtggcctgatttaggtttgtTTCGAaacggattgtaggatcaagaacaagagcccgttttaagcgtccgttgatagcaataatgtctgcccgtctaaaagaaccatctgatgatacacaatgtacttcctcatgaatctcccaatttaaagtttttaacgatatcgccaaagcatgtcgtacacgatgatgtctagcattgatcagcaggtCGCCATTGGTTCATTATTACTGGTCACtaagtatgttttattaatttatttatttaaatttaaatatacagaataaagaatataattacaaaacaaacaagagaaatagaaataaaataatacaagcaatataaaaagaagatacagtagtattaacaaaatttgagaccgcaTGAGCAGCACTCGTGCTCGgtagcagttcagatataatattaaaataaataaataataataataataataataataataatacaaataaataagtaaaataaaataggaactaaaatataattacagcggcaatggaattatataatataatattaaaactagagaagaataatatcgcacgtgaaaagtaggactaatatatatttcaaaattatagaatacaaatataatataggttgattaattcatacacatgggttataaatttatttaatcaaattgaagatattaacacgtttctaattttcttgttatatgttagtgggttacatgttagaagttctgggtgtaatttagttaaagcattgtacaaccgagggccaaaatttatgctgtgctttagaccagcagatgtgagacatttaggttctactaatgttgaattaatatttcgtcttgtgtcataattgtgtgtctgtaatacaaacttattacgatttttatgataaaattttaacagcgtatacttatacatttgttcaatattaaatacattaaattaagaataaattaatttagttggataatcgaaaagtttcttcaaacaaattttaattattcggttTTGTAGAagatttaacggactaagattaatttttgtacttccaccccaaacaattataccatattgaatgatagactgaataatggccaaataaacatttcgtagaactctaataggtaagtagcatcgaagattaacgaatgtgtttctataattcttctgtacgtgcatgaatattgatattttagatcttctccctacaAAAGCGGTAACCACACTGGGTATCgttattacatcgtgtaatcaaagacattcatactgcgtctagcttgagggttagcgcaatacatcataacaggtcgcagtgcctCCCtcacgaaattccattccatatgTTTATTTTTCCATTCATATTGTCTGACCTCTTGTATAATAGATATTACACGCTTACGGCTTTTGTCGTTGTCTGGAATGTATTTACAGATTTCAGCTCGGCAGAAGGAACACAAAATCCTTTACAGCCGAGAATAATTGGTGGAAGGAACGCCACGCAGAATGAGTTCCCATTTGTGGTAAGCGTAATTTTCTACACTTGCTTTCTTTATACCAAAAGTTGCAGCTATCTCAGTTTTAAATAACcaaaaagtgaaatgtttttgttttGAGTTCACCGACTTAATTGTGGTATTATTCGCAGCattaaaaaccaacaaaattgttTCGAAACGTGCAGGATATACAAAGACGAAGTATGTGCCATTTTCTTActggtaactctgtaaatattgagaataggacccatgtttatatcacattcttttctcagaatgtcttcggaaataagctccgaaaatgacggtaaatcctcgtgaatcaccctatcaTTGCTATTCAAATTCACTTCTTCCTttgcaataataaatacttaGCTTGTAAtgtattgcaataataaataatgtgaTGGTATACTGTATTACGTActtttctacgacacagggaatTCCCAATTCGGGGagacaaaaattaagaaataggGGAAAATGTCAGAGGGGAAGGAAATTGACGTCGgtaaatatatttttccagaaaaaggATTATCTTGAATACAGTTTCGGGAAATTGCACACGAagtaatgaagcagtgcatgcCGACTTTCGTAAATGTTAAACTATTGTATTTATGAACAAAGATTTGAATATGTGAATATTTGTAGAGAATTAAGTACAGGCCTCTCTGTTATGTCTTAGATTTACGAATGAAGTCAAATGTTTTTGGattaaagagaacatttgtcGCAGTTCAGGAAACGAATGTGTTTATTAAGTGATTTCATTTaagtcttttgaataatagttaagCAAAAGTTACAAATAGTGATAATCGCAGCATTTTAAACCTAAACATGTAGAACATAATATAATGAGAAATTAACTATCATTTTcgtaaacaatttttgttttactACTCCAGGTGTCTCTGTTATATCATGGAGATCCGCAGTGTACGGGCACGATTATCAACCGGTGTCACGTGCTCACGGCAGCTCACTGTATTAACGGCACGTAAGTGATTTCTACCGTTCGTCGGTATACTGGGAATTCGTGATagccaccgaacttggacccaGTGATATGTGGTAATTCGTTGCTGGTGGTAGATCTTTGTACTGTGGGCTCAGTGCTGTCCGTGGGTCCAGGGTTGAGGGGgactaatagatagatagacactttatattttacaaaatgtacagAGATCAGAATTTGACTGGTATTTTGCATGCTACATTTTCTgatcggcggccgggtagctcagttggtaaagcagctggctatggaaggttcgggttcgatcccgggtggtgacgggatttgctcgttgtcaaacttccaggggctctacctccatgctccccaagttCCTCCATGGCGTGTGAAGGGGGATGcctttacattttacattttctgatCATCTGAATTTCAAAGAATCGTTCATTCGTGTGCTTTCTCCTTTCAAGGACATTTGATGAATGGACCGTGAAGGCTGGATTCTACATTAAGGGTGACCCAAATACTATTGAACGAAAAGTAAAGTGCCTGAAACTCCATTATAACTACGTAGTCAAGAGGAACAAGGCATTCGACATCGCCATCATGGATGTGAGTGCGTGCACAAACTCTGTCCGCACTGAAGCGAACTTAGTATCTGACACTGGCAATCGCAGTTAAGTTGGTAGCACGATTCCagatttgaaacaaaatttaaccaATCTCTCAATTATTGTAATTAGGAGAAAGTTgcgtagtatcggacatcgggtaatatcggacagtgcgtttcttttatttattttaaattagtgggttattttacgacctcaacctcaaacaggtaacttgccccgaccggaattcgaacccgggccacctggtttcgcggccagacgcgctgaccgttactccacagttgtggaccagtgcgtttctttcatctaccaccatatgatagtacctgaacgacatggttacgtttctgtatgcgacatcacagaaacgtaaccatgtcaatcaggtactattatcgtatggtagatgaaagaaactcactgtcagatattacccgatgtccgatactacccaactctcccctatacataATTGATATCGGATTTCTAGATAATTGAACAAAAAGCAATTGATGTAATAAAATTGCTCATCACCGAGTAATTGcttgaagtgttttttttttttttttttttttgtttgtttgtttgtttttttgccTTTTAAGCCATATTTGACTTCATactcttttgaaaatatttttaactaaagTCTCTAAATTAAGTCGACCCTATTATATTGTACGTAATTAGTTACGGTATGTCATTTTTAAGTTTAACACTTGCAATTACAAAAGCATTGGGTGAAACTAGCCACACATCAGAAGAAATAATCTAAAGGGTCAAATACGGGGAACATGTTGGTCAGAGTTCCTAagaaataattactttatttctatATACAGTCCTTCATtagtaacaacaacaaattttgcagtaatatactgaattagaagatgtCTTCACCTTAGGAGAATTGTGACTTTAACTGTTTTTCCTCTCtactcttcaattgtaattttaaatttaatattatttgtgagTTTAATTTCAATTGAGGCAGATAGatgcaaaggggtgtaagtgacaTTTGTAGAAAAATGATTTAAGAGCATCGAGGGTAAACTAAAGcttttaaaatttcagtggtaaagggATATATCTTCTAACCACATCTTAcactaacatttaaaaataaaacttcacggaatttactaattcttagtaacttttaatcacattttacgGAAATAACATAAGTACACTTACATCCCTTTGATTCTGACCGCAACAATTGTGTTCTTGATAATGTAGTTGTTATTTCCtggtagatgggaagagaaagtcttaTCTCCaccacgttaaataaataaataaatgaataataataataataataataataataataataataataatgataatgataatagaatATCCCTGTTACGAAGGAACAATGAAGTTAAGTGCAacatggaatatttttcagaGAATCAAAAAACATAATCTTATTGatgtataaatacatatacaaattaatttaaaatattaatatatatacatatatatattatgagaatagaaataaagcaaaatattattcattttggttacttttaaatagtacaaatataaagcaaaatgttatactttttggTTACTTTTAAAAAGAACTAAGTAAAGCAAAATACTCCACTTTTTGGTTACTTTTAAATAGTACTAAGGAAAGCAAAATATTATAGCTTTTGGTTACTTTTAAATAGtacaaaaataaagcaaaatattataCTCTTTGGTTAGTTTTAAATAGTAGGCTACTAAAATAAAGCGAAATACTGGAcattttggttaattttaaatagtactaaGTAAAGCTAAACATTATACTGTCTTGTTACTTTTTAATAGTACTAAAATAAAGCAAACTATTATAATTTTTGGTTACTTTTCAATAGTACTGAATTAAGGCAAAACATGATACTCTTTGGTTACTTTTAAATAGTACTAAAATAAAGCAAAACATTATACTCTTTGGTTACTtttaaatagtattaaaataaagcAAAACATACCCTTGCCTCATTTTTAAATAGTACTAAAATAAAGCAAAgtattatacattttgattacttttaaacagtactaaaataaagcaaaatattacATGATTTGGTTACTTGTAAATAGTACTATAATAAAGCAAAAGATTATACCTTTTGGTTACTTTTAAGTAGTactaaaataaagcaaaataatatATCCTTTCCTTACTTTTAAACAGTTATAAAATAAAGCAAAACATAGTCTATGGGTACATAAATAGTACTGAAATAAGGCAAAACATTAAAATCTTTGGTTACTtttaaataatactaaaataaagCAACATATTATGCTCTTAGCTTACTTTTAAATAATACTAAGATAAAGCAAAACATGCTCTTTGGTTACTTTGAAGTAGTACTATAATACAGCAAAATAATATGGggcgtattcatagatatttttagagcaggcttctggtggatgatcagccttttttcgtattcgtaaaccagtgttagcgataggatatgatttgaattctgtactagtaaccagtggacagccggggctagcttagtacgctcgtagcgcgtgctgcgaaatgtctatgaatagcaccctaaaatctttgtttacttttaaatagtattaaaataaagcAAAACATTACACTCTTTGGTTACTTTCAAACAGTACTAAAATAAAGCAAAACATTATTGTCTTTGTAGCCTTTGGTTTCTTTTAAATAGtactaaaagaaaaataaatactatacttTTGGTTACTTTTAAATATACTAGTCATGTAGGGATATTTTAATACTCACTCCAATATTGCAATTGCGTCTTTGTTCTCCCGAACAGCGATATGTAAAAGCATAGAATTAAATGCTATTaataaattgttgtattcttattCTGCAATAGATAttagtatatgcatttctgtaggTTACGCAACCCTTTGAATTCAACGCTGCAGTCCAGCCTGTTATTTTCCCAGAGTTCCATCAAGAGTTAAGAGTTGGAACACAAGCCACCGTAGTCGGCTGGGGTTTAAGCCAGGtctgtattattaaataaattttaatcgtTAGATATTTCTTCAATCTGTGCAGAATGTTTCATAATAAAACCataaatatttactaattaatatttgggaaaatttttaacagagtgtatttctaaatttgttcaatattaaatacattaaattcagaataaattaatttagttggataatcaaaacgtttcctaatataaattttcattattcgtttttgtaataaatttaaagaatgaagattaatttttgaacttgcaccacaaacaataataccatattgaaCAACAGaatgaaaaatggccaaatatacATTGCGTAGAACTCTAATGAGTaggtagcatcgaagattaacgaatttataaattgcttCACGAAGCCTCTCACAAAGATAAATAATGTGATGGGGTCATTTTAATAAAGATtatttcagaataatcctagtttaatttctttgtcaggctatgaacttttcacACAACCGTCGTACATGAAAACTCTTACTCAAGAACATTATGGCTAGTAATGACCCATATAAGCTTGAAAGTTTACGTAAaacgatgattttttttttttaattttaattcgtatttTTGCTTGGATGTCAATTTGACCCCCACGCGAATACTAATGTGACAAATTAATTAGGGAatatttaagtatttaattattttatttcagtataaaGTCCGGATATGAATACTCGATATGTAAAATTCAATGTGAAGCCTTCATTGTGTGACGATTTCAGAATTAGAAATGAACAGTAATCAAGTTGTCATGTATTTCTGTCAACAGTTTCAACCAACAATAGTACGTCCGTTAGTGCTACAAGCATTGGAAGTGGTTACCATTTCAAAAAGACAATGCAAACAAAGATGGACGAATTTGAACAGAACGATCTGTGCCGTTGAATCTACCACACAGAAGAGTTCCTGCTACGTAAGTTAAATAAggtgttttgtgcgagatcgtatttccttggtttccgcacaaaaccaatccgcggaaagtctaaaattccacattcagtattcccaaactaacacacataacaatctccctcttcttactgctttagtgacatactgattttactgctttaggctttcaacatattatttttagagacattcaatatagtaataattatacattggaaacttaccactgtaatttcacctaaattgcactgttaattattgtttttaaatatttgcaaaaattaagtaaactctacaactccactaaagttactatattcgtgatgcaagtaacattagggaagccgtgaaaaaatcaacaagattccagactcatcatagactgtggggcaaaaaaaagacagacgtatatcacggccagctggagtatagtaaacacagaaaacattttaaagggacaatgttgaagatagatattttttattgggttattttacgacgctttatcaacatctaggttatttagcgtctgaaagatatgaagatgataatgccggtgaaatgagtccggggtccagcaccgaaagttacccagcatatgctcgtattgggttgagggaaaaacccggaaaaaacctcaaccaggtaacttgtcccaaccgggattccaacccggaccacctggattcgcagccagacgcgctgaccgttactccacaggtgtggacgatagatatttttgttttgcaaatttgccgtcgttgaacagaaaccaagatggagatttcattgcaactaattagaaattcctctttcaggtatgtaataaatgatcttcgcacaaaataatgtacgatacactagcggtatgttttctttcaattctcggaaattaaaaaagctcaactacgtttcgctttttcaaacttttcctcgaacatgaaaacttcaacatatcgctcttgtaacgcatattactattacggttCCATTTGAGGGTAACATTAGTTACCATGGGAAGTACAGCCTCAACAGTCATACTGGAGAAAATATCATTTTTACACTCTGCTCAGACAAATGTCATATAATACGTTAAAATAGCGACAATATAGTGCTTCAggcatactatttattttaacaacTGTTCTAGTTGTCATAGGAACATCGACAGAACAATGTGACAACTGTATCATACGAATGACAATATCTCAATATACTTTTAAAAGTGCTGTATATGTAcgtatcagaggtctgcatcggacgttttcgctcgagcgccaactAGTTCATAGCATGATGCGTGAAATTGTCacaagcgataaatcctcgaacggtataagccgagggttagacatttgttcttgttacagtgatgaactgtgtagtagcatcatagatgtttatcatttcaaaactttgcagtgtttaactaacctctccatagtacaactacaaaccttgctttaaaatgtaatataaatgttgtaggtaaatgttttgtttgcccccccccacacacacacagaagtgattttctttttttcacgTCTGATAGATGTTAtgggatgtaaatgtaattattataaacggaaaacacagtcacgataatgcaagaattgtatcaagttttctagtaataataataataataataataataataataataataataatctctaattataattagtgtatcaatctttgcgtccgTAAcatttgtgcagcatgattattcgttttattatattttctgtgacgttatctctgtactaatattgttattaatctactgctatatcaataatattttgtaaaacgtttctacattgtcgcagtatatacgcggaacactatgtattgacctatcatattatatatgtggtaaatcaaatattgaataattattaattagtaataataacttatatcgaagtttttcatactattttatttataacttcatgttcctgtgttGGTACGGTCtactgactgttccattaaacgtttgtcataaacgcagaaaataaagccttatttttaccgtgtaagcaaaacatatgtgtatcttatctgacgccttccatacaagataagacatgtcggtgagatgaccttgtactgtgcatctatttattacgagcgtatcacgaccgatcgtatctcattcgagggtgcgacactcgaccgagttcaagcgagcgatttaactccaatgcagcactctggtacgtATGTTCTTGATACAAATATACACGCCTTACCCAATATATTTGGATGTATATTAGACATGGTGCTCTGGACGAATTGACATTAAGTACAATCAATTTGTCAAAATATTCTGAATGGCAGTATTACCAAATAGTTACGTAATTcgtacaaattttaaataaagtaagacGTAATTCAGTTcagttttttattaattatggaaaatgtattttgtgcACAATCCAGAATTATATTATTTCGGTGTATAGtaaattcgttcattcattgacTTTTAAATGATAGCGCAAGAAATTTAAGAGAATTGTTAAGAAAGGTGTAAAGCATGAAATGGATGTATTTGTGTTATCTTCTTCGCAATGTTTATTCTTTTGTCTGTTTTCTGTTTAAAGGGCGATTCTGGAGGCCCCTTGATGGTAGGAAATGTCCAGTGGGGCTTAATATCTAGAGGTACTACCAACTGCACAGCAGATAAACCGTTGAAATTCCTGGAAGTATCTATGTTTACGGAGTGGATTAAACACTTCAGCAGGATTCCTCGTCAGATGAATTGAATCAGAAGGATGTTCACAACATTTTTTCCAATGAGCATattgaagttttgaaataaacatattattactttctttggttgactttttatttctattagtcTATCAGGAACAGTGTCTGAACTCAGTGTCACAAAGCAACTGTTAGAACAGGAAAGTCCTTCGTGGACGTCATTTCTGTAAATGTCATGATTTCTGAACACAGAAAACACTAGAAGAAATCAGGAAAGCCACGGCGTCAAGCAATTCGACAGTAATGTTTTGTGACACACGTGATTTGCCCTTGAGGGTTAGGCCAGAATGACTTCATCAAGGTGTCCTCTTAGAATAAATTCGACTCAATATTGAAACTGATTTACCAAAATTTAAACAACAtaatataagaaagaaaaatgtcaCCTTCTTGTATATTAAAAAAGTAACTCGTTCTTATGTCTTGGGTGGTTATCAAATATTAAATCAATACCGACGCAAAGAAGACATGACAACAACATACTGGCTGATGTATCAGGGAAGGAGAAGCTGTCAAATGGAGTTCGAATACTTTACGAAATACAATATGACTCTCGATAAGGAATTCCATGAGTGTGTGGAACGGACTGCCATGAACAATAAAACTGCTGCAATAAATAACTTTCTACGAAACGAAAGCCTTGATGCAGACAAGTGCATTGTACAGTGTTATGATGGCTGTTCAACTCGTACAGGAA
Proteins encoded in this window:
- the LOC138692583 gene encoding chymotrypsin-1-like codes for the protein MKQYILLLALCINPDFSSAEGTQNPLQPRIIGGRNATQNEFPFVVSLLYHGDPQCTGTIINRCHVLTAAHCINGTTFDEWTVKAGFYIKGDPNTIERKVKCLKLHYNYVVKRNKAFDIAIMDVTQPFEFNAAVQPVIFPEFHQELRVGTQATVVGWGLSQFQPTIVRPLVLQALEVVTISKRQCKQRWTNLNRTICAVESTTQKSSCYGDSGGPLMVGNVQWGLISRGTTNCTADKPLKFLEVSMFTEWIKHFSRIPRQMN